From Janthinobacterium sp. 67, a single genomic window includes:
- the tnpB gene encoding IS66 family insertion sequence element accessory protein TnpB (TnpB, as the term is used for proteins encoded by IS66 family insertion elements, is considered an accessory protein, since TnpC, encoded by a neighboring gene, is a DDE family transposase.) — MIGLPAHTRIWIVAGITDMRCGFNGLAAKIETTLQADPFNGHVFVFRGRRGDIIKLLWWTGDGLCLLAKRLERGRFIWPQASSGTVTLTQAQLSMLLEGIDWRQPVRTWQPSSGL; from the coding sequence ATGATCGGCCTGCCGGCCCACACCCGGATCTGGATCGTCGCTGGCATCACCGACATGCGCTGCGGCTTCAACGGCCTGGCGGCCAAGATAGAGACGACGCTGCAGGCCGATCCATTCAACGGCCATGTGTTTGTATTTCGTGGCCGGCGCGGCGACATCATCAAACTGCTGTGGTGGACTGGCGACGGCCTGTGCCTGCTGGCCAAGCGGCTTGAGCGGGGCCGTTTCATCTGGCCGCAGGCCAGCAGCGGCACGGTCACGCTGACGCAGGCCCAACTGTCGATGCTGCTCGAAGGCATCGACTGGCGCCAGCCAGTACGCACCTGGCAACCATCGTCGGGCTTGTAA
- a CDS encoding copper-binding protein translates to MKLTATAFLILTLSAYSLAMAQSDGVSNMDVKDMNVKNMPMEKMSSDSSAKTITHKATGTVKAVDAMKGTVTLAHGPVKTLNWPAMTMTFFVKDKMLFDKLAVDKKVSIDFTKQDKDYVVTSVK, encoded by the coding sequence ATGAAACTTACCGCAACCGCATTTCTTATTCTTACTTTGTCCGCATACAGTCTGGCCATGGCTCAGTCTGATGGCGTAAGCAATATGGATGTGAAAGACATGAATGTGAAGAACATGCCGATGGAAAAAATGAGTTCTGATTCCTCTGCCAAAACCATCACTCACAAGGCGACAGGTACGGTGAAGGCAGTCGATGCGATGAAGGGCACGGTGACGCTGGCACATGGCCCAGTCAAAACCTTGAATTGGCCGGCAATGACGATGACTTTTTTTGTGAAGGACAAGATGCTCTTCGATAAACTCGCCGTTGACAAGAAAGTGTCCATCGATTTTACCAAGCAGGATAAGGATTATGTCGTTACCTCCGTGAAGTAA
- the tnpC gene encoding IS66 family transposase has translation MLNSADLPNDIDALKALLLAAEQTLRERDTVIAAHDELVSGLRAQLTTTEVEIEHLKLMIAKLRRMQFGRKSEKLDHQIEQLELQLEDLQATEGEAERERPPADKAPRTKSARKPLPEHLARDERVYQPQAEACPACGGGLRKLGEDVAEQLEFVPASFRVIRHVRPKLACKCCDTIVQAPAPSRPIARGIAGPGLLAHILVAKFADHLPLYRQSVIYAREGVELERALLANWVGAASALLRPLVEAIRRHVLAGAKLHADDTPIPVLAPGNGKTKTARLWTYVRDDSASGDTTPAAVWFAYTPDRKGIHPQTHLASFSGVLQADAYAGFNALYVDGTIQEAACWAHARRKFYDLHAARSSAITTEALRRIAELYVIEAEIRGKPPHERQLARQQRSRPLLDELNGWLRATLEKLSRKSDTAAAIQYALNLWPALLRYCDDGIIEIDNSAAERALRGVAIGRRNYLFAGADSGGERAAAIYSLIGTAKLNGVDPEAWLRHVLTNIADHPVNQVDDFLPWNCAAQLPSA, from the coding sequence ATGCTCAATTCAGCCGATCTGCCCAACGACATCGATGCCCTCAAGGCATTGCTGCTGGCGGCCGAGCAGACGCTGCGTGAGCGCGACACCGTCATCGCCGCGCACGACGAGCTGGTGTCAGGACTGCGCGCGCAACTGACGACGACCGAGGTCGAGATCGAGCATCTGAAGCTGATGATTGCCAAGCTGCGTCGCATGCAGTTCGGTCGCAAATCCGAGAAGCTGGACCACCAGATCGAACAGCTGGAACTACAACTGGAAGACCTGCAAGCGACCGAGGGTGAGGCCGAGCGTGAGCGGCCGCCGGCAGACAAGGCACCGCGCACCAAGTCGGCGCGCAAACCGCTGCCGGAGCACCTGGCGCGCGACGAGCGCGTGTATCAACCGCAGGCCGAGGCTTGCCCGGCCTGCGGTGGCGGGCTGCGCAAGTTGGGTGAGGACGTCGCCGAGCAACTGGAGTTCGTGCCGGCCAGCTTCCGCGTGATCCGTCATGTACGTCCGAAGCTGGCGTGCAAGTGCTGCGACACCATCGTGCAGGCACCGGCGCCAAGCCGGCCGATCGCGCGCGGCATTGCCGGACCGGGGCTGCTGGCCCATATCCTGGTGGCCAAGTTCGCTGACCATCTGCCGCTATACCGGCAGTCGGTGATCTATGCCCGCGAAGGCGTCGAACTGGAACGTGCGCTGCTGGCGAACTGGGTCGGGGCGGCCAGCGCGCTGCTGCGCCCGCTGGTCGAGGCGATCCGGCGCCATGTGCTCGCTGGCGCCAAGCTGCACGCCGACGACACCCCGATTCCGGTCCTGGCGCCCGGCAATGGCAAGACGAAAACAGCGCGGCTGTGGACCTACGTGCGTGACGATAGCGCGTCGGGCGACACCACGCCAGCAGCGGTCTGGTTCGCCTACACGCCGGACCGCAAGGGTATCCATCCGCAAACCCACCTGGCCAGCTTCAGCGGCGTGCTGCAGGCTGACGCCTATGCCGGCTTCAATGCGCTGTACGTCGACGGCACCATCCAGGAGGCGGCATGCTGGGCGCACGCACGGCGAAAATTCTACGACCTGCACGCGGCCAGGTCATCTGCCATCACGACCGAGGCTCTACGACGCATCGCCGAACTGTATGTGATCGAAGCCGAGATACGCGGCAAGCCGCCGCACGAACGACAACTGGCGCGCCAGCAACGATCACGACCATTGCTCGACGAGCTTAATGGCTGGCTACGCGCCACGCTTGAAAAGCTGTCGCGCAAGTCGGACACGGCGGCGGCAATCCAGTACGCGCTGAACCTATGGCCGGCGTTACTGCGTTACTGCGACGACGGCATCATTGAGATCGACAACTCGGCCGCCGAGCGGGCGTTGCGCGGTGTCGCCATCGGCCGCCGCAATTACCTGTTCGCAGGTGCCGACAGCGGCGGCGAGCGTGCTGCCGCGATCTACTCGCTGATCGGCACGGCCAAGCTCAACGGTGTTGACCCCGAGGCCTGGCTGCGCCATGTGCTGACCAACATCGCCGATCATCCGGTCAATCAGGTCGACGACTTCCTGCCTTGGAACTGCGCCGCGCAGCTCCCTTCGGCTTAA
- the tnpA gene encoding IS66-like element accessory protein TnpA, with product MDTIIQPVARPSKRGSYRRHSDEFKRAVVAQSLLPDASVSRIARQHNLNANQVFAWRKLFGEGQQESGNNVCTLLPVTVVASVMAQPVAEQAPACGGIIELTVGKARLRLEGAVDTAVLHLVLQRLLP from the coding sequence ATGGACACAATAATTCAACCAGTCGCAAGACCCTCAAAACGTGGCAGCTACCGGCGCCACTCCGATGAATTCAAGCGGGCCGTCGTCGCCCAGTCGCTGCTGCCTGACGCATCCGTTTCGCGCATCGCCCGCCAGCACAACCTCAACGCCAATCAGGTATTCGCTTGGCGTAAACTGTTCGGAGAAGGCCAGCAGGAATCTGGCAATAATGTCTGCACACTGCTGCCGGTGACGGTGGTGGCGTCGGTCATGGCACAGCCCGTGGCCGAGCAGGCACCAGCGTGCGGCGGCATCATCGAACTGACCGTTGGCAAAGCGCGGCTGCGGCTGGAAGGCGCCGTTGACACTGCCGTGCTGCACCTGGTGTTGCAGCGGCTGCTGCCATGA